CGCCAAGACCATCTTGAAAAGCGACCCGACCCTCTCGCATCCGAGGCTCACGGCCCTACGTGAAGAGCTGTCTCAGCGGGCATCGCAAGTCGCGTACCGGGAGGTGATTTGATGCTCAGGCTCGCGACGCGCGAGGACGTCCCCGCCATCTTGGAAATCTACAACGACGCGGTCGTGAACTCGACGGCTTCGTACGACCTCGCGCCGGTGTCGCTCGAAGACCGCCTCGCGTGGTTCGACGAGAAGACCGGGCACGACTGGCCGATCCTCGTGGCGATCGAAGATGGCGACGTCATCGGGTGGGGCACGTACGGACCGTTTCGCGCCAAGCCCGGCTACCGCTTCACCGTCGAGCACAGCGTGTACGTGAAGGCCGCGAGGCGAGGCGGCGGCATCGGCACGGAGTTGCTTCGGGCGTTGATCGAGCGGGCGCGAAGCGAAGGGCGGCACGTCATGATCGCGGGTGTGGACGCGCACAACGAGGCGAGCTTACGCTTTCACGAAGCCCTCGGGTTCAAGCGCGTCGCGCACTTTCGTGAAATCGGGCGAAAGTTCGGACGCTGGCTGGACCTCGTGTTTCTTCAGCTTCTTCTGGAAGACGCGAAAGCCGAGTCGTCCGCTTCGGTGTCATCCGATTCATAGGCACGTTCGCTAAATTATTGTCATGCTTCGCCGAACGCTCGTCTTGCTGTCCCTCGCCCTCGCCGCGTCCACCACCTTCGCGACTCAAAGCGCGCAAGCGCCGTCGACGGCGCCTGTCACCACGACCGCGCCGACGTGCCCTGATCCGTACGCTGTGGGAACGACCGCCGACGCGAACGCGAACGCCCGAACCCTCACGCAAGAGCAACGCGTGAACTTGTTCGACGCGTTCGTGAGCACGGCGCAAAAGTACTACATCGATCCGAAGTTCGGCGGCAAGGACTGGACCAAACTCTCGGCGGACGCGCGTGTCAAGGCGCTCGCAGCCACGACGGACGCGGCGTTCTACAACGAGATCCGCTCGCTCGTCTCCATCATCGATGACGCGCACTTCTACTTCCTCTCGCCGCAGGAAGCGCGCGAGGACGACGAAGGGCTGCAAAACCGCAACACGTACGGCGGCATCGGTGTCCAGATCGGCAAGTCCGAGGACAACAACTTGCTCATCTCGTTCGTGATGCCGGGCACGCCCGCCGAGAAGTCGGGCGTGCGCGCCGGGGAAGTCATCGTGGCCGTGGACGGAAAAGCGTGCCCGACCGTGCCGCAGGTGCGCGGTGAAGCGGGCACCACCGTCACCTTGACGCTGCGCTCGCCGAGCGGAAGCACGCGGCAAGTGCAAGTCGTGCGCGCAAGCGTCAACTCCAATCCCGCTCCGGCGGCAACGCGCCTGAAGTCGGACGAAGGCGTCGTCTATCTGCAGCTCAATACCTTCAGCTACCAGGGATCGGCGAACGACGCGCTGACCTTGCTGCGCTCCGAACTCGCCAAGGGGCCCGTGAAGGGCCTCGTGCTGGACTTGCGCGCCAACAGTGGAGGGCTCATCTCGGAAGGGCAGCGTTTCCTGAGCGCGTTCGCCAACGGCGTGTTCGGCGAGTGGCGTGACCGAGCGGGCCGCTCCCAGCCGTACCTGGCCCTCACCAATCCGCTGCGAACCACCTTGAGCCAAGTGCCGCTCGTGATTTTGACGAGCAACAACACGGCGAGCATGGCCGAGATCACGACGGCGGTGCTGCGTTACCGTCTCGACGCGAAGGTGCTGGGCCAGCGCACGTACAACATCATCGGAACGACTCTCGGCTTCCCGTTGCCCCTCGGCGCGCGCGCCTACATCACGCAAACGGACTTCTACTTGCCGAACGGGGTACGCGTCGGTGAAAAGGGAATCGATCCGGACGTCGACCTTCCCGTCTCCGCGATCATGTCGCCGAACGAGGATCCGGTCGTGACGGAAGCTCTGAAGGTGCTCTCAAGCGTTCGTGGAGCCAAGTAAAGTCAGTTGTCATGTTCGTGTGACACCTCTCGTGCCACAGTGATGTCAAGCGCAAGAGGAATGCGGGCCGAGTGAAGTCCATGCGCAGGGAGTTCGCCTAATTAGGCGAACTCCCTTTTTATGCCGCTGCCACGTTCACGCCTTCATGCTTTCACGGCCCACCCAAGAAGCGCTTGCCTTCGGGCCATGTTTCAACCGAGCGGGCGTCGTATCTTGTTCGGCATGACTTCATTCGCGCGTTCGGATTTGAATGGAAAAATCGCGCTCGTCACGGGCGGCACGAACGGCATCGGCCTCGTCGCGGCTCGAGAGCTCGCGCGCATGGACGCCCACGTCGTCATCGTCGGGCGAAGCGAGGCGAAGCTCGGTGATAGCGCTCGCGTGATCAAGGCCGAGACGGGCCGAGACGTCGAGACGATGAAAGCCGACTTGGAGATTCTGAGCGAGGTGCGCCTGCTCGCCGACACGTTCTCAACGCGCTTCGATCGCCTCGACGTCTTGTTGAACAACGCGGGCGCCTTCTTTCAACGACGCGCGGAAACGAGGGACGGCATCGAGCGTACGTGGGCCCTGAACCACCTCGCGCCCTTCGTGCTGACGACCCGTCTGCTGCCACTGCTGGAGCGGGCGGGCGACGCGCGCGTCGTGACGGTCTCGTCGGACGCGCACCGCTTCGGGCGCCTTCACTGGGACGACATCGAGTTTCGCCGCCGTTACTCGGCGTGGGGAGCGTACGGTCAAAGCAAGCTCGCCAACATCTTGTTCGCCCGAGAGCTCGCGAGGCGCACGGCGGGTACGGGCATGACTTCAAACGCACTGCATCCGGGCTTCGTTCGTACCGGGTTCGGCGGCGGTAGCGAGTCGAGCTTGAGCGGACGCTTGTTGCGCCTCATGACCCGCTTCGCGATCACCGCCGAGGAAGGCGCGCGAACGAGCGTGTACTTGTGCGCAAGCCCGACCGTGCATGGCGTGAGCGGCAAGTACTTCGAGAAGGAACGCGAGGCCGTGCCCGCCCCGCGAGCGCTCGACGACCAAAGCGCGCGGCGTCTTTGGGACGTGAGCGAAGCGATGACGAGCGTCTGAGCCGACAAAAACCGAACGCGAACAATCGGCGAGGGGGAATGGTGGCGTGGGAAGACGCCGCGGTTCCCCCTCGGGCAATTTTGTAATTCGATTGTCAGAATTGAAATGTTAGCTTCCTATTAGGTACATGAGGCGAAGAACACGCGACGTCGAAGCCGTCGCGCCGCTCGATATCGCCGACCACGGGAGGAACGCATGGAACACATGGCACACACCTGGAACTGGACGTACATTGCGTTGTCGTACATCATTGCCGCGTTCGCAGCGTACATGTCGCTCGAACTCGCGTCGCGCGCGGGCAAGACCATCGAGACGAGCCGCAACTTCTGGCTTGTCGCGCAAGGCTTCTTTCTCGGATATGGAATCTGGTCGATGCATTTCGTCGGAATGCTCGCCTTCGAAATGCCCACGTCGGTCTCCTACGACACGCCGCTCACGGTGGTCTCCGGTTTGGTCGCCGTCGTCTTCCTCATCGCCGCCATCTTCGTGATGAACGGCGGGAAGATGAGCGCTCGCAGGTTGCTCACGGCGGGCGCCATCTCCGGAGCGGGCATTGTCTTGATGCACTACGTCGGCATGGCCGCCATGCACGTGTCGGCTGCCAGAACGTACTCGTTCGTTCCGCTCGCGCTCTCGGTGCTGATCGCCGTCTCGGCCTCGTGCGTCGCCTTGTTCTTGTTCTCGCAAGTCACCGGAAAGTGGGCGCTCGATCGTGGCCGCAACGTCTTGTTCGGGCTCAAAGTCGTCGCGGGACTCGTCATGGGCATCGCAATCGTCGGGATGCACTACACCGGCATGGCCGCCGTGCAGTTCGCTCCCTCGGCGGACGCGGCGCTCGCTACGTTCGGCGGCGCGGACACGTCCTTGCTCGGCCTCGTCGTGTTGATCATCACCTTCATGCTCATGGGACTCGCCGTCGTCATGCTGCTCATGGACTCGGGCGCGCAAGAAGCGCTCGAAAGCTTCGACTGATTGTCCGTTTGCTCGCCTCCCCCGTCCTTCGCCCGATTCCTTCCGCGCTGGAGTTACTTATGGCCAAAATCGTAGTTGTTGACGACTCGAACGCCGACCTCAAGCTCATGGAGAGCATTCTCGTGGGAGATTCCCACACGGTGACGACGCTCTCGAATCCCGTGGGAGCCGAAGAGCAGATCGCGTCTCAGACGCCCGACCTCGTCTTGCTGGACATCGTCATGCCCACGCGAAACGGGTACGAGGTTCTTCGGGGCATCAAGCGCAACGCCGTCACGAAAGACGTCCCCGTCATTCTCGTGAGCTCGAAGTCGACCGATACGGACGTGCGTTGGGGCCTGCGGCAAGGCGCGAGCGAGTACGTCACGAAGCCGTACACGGCCGCGCAAGTTCTCGAAACGATTTCCAAGGTGCTGAGTTCGAAGGCGGTGAGTTGAGTGGAGACGAGCGCGACGTCGTCGTCCCGCGCTTTGCTCGTGCGCGTCGGTGGACGTGATGTCGCGCTCGAAGCGCGTTCGACGCGCGGCGCGGCCCTCGTCGAGCACGTGACGCCGGTGCCGCGCTCGTCCGAGATGCTGCTGGGATTGATCGCCGTTCGCGGTGACATCGTGCCCCTCGTGGACCTCGCGCGCCTGCTCGGCTCGGCGACGCCGGAGTTCGTGGGTCGGCAAGCGGTCGTCGTCGAGACCCGCGGAGAGCGCTTCGCCTTTCCCGTGGAGGACGTCTTCGGCTTCGCCAACGTCGTTCCCGCGCACGGTGCGCTGACCGCGCCGCCCGTGGAGGTCGGCGAGAGGGTCGTCGAGGCCCTCTCGCTCGACGAAGCTCTGACGGCGTTGAGCGAGCGCATTTCGCTCGTTTGACACACTCACTTCCCGAATGAAACGAGGGGGTCGCTCGATTCCCCATCGTGGTTCGAGATGTCCACTCTTCGATCTACACTCACCGATCAATAGGCACTGATCGGCACTTTTCCGGAGGACGTCATGGATTCACACGTGGATCAATTGGTAGGAGCTACGCTGCCCGGCGCGCCGAAGCGGCCGCGTATGAAGGCGGCGCGACGCGGTTCGTGGCTCGGCAACTTGCGCGTCGGTCAAAAGCTCGTTCTCATCGCCCTCTCGTTCGGCGTTCCGATCTCGGCGCTGCTCACGGCCCTCGTCGCGCAGCAGCAAGCCAACATCACGTTCACGCGCCAGGAACTCAATGGCGTGCAATTTTTGACGCCTCTCGAAGGCGTTCGCACGGCCGCTTGGCAGCACGCGGTGGCGGCCGTCGGAGTCAAGAACGGCGTGGCGAACGCCGATCAGGATCTCGAGCGCGCGGCGGCGAGCGTCGACGCCAACATCAAGGCGCTCAAAGCGCTCAGCGACCGCTTTCCGCGTCTCGGCGTCACGAACGACTTGGAAGAGCTCGAGCTCAACTGGAGCGCGCTGCGCCAGTCGGCCATCTTGCTCTCTTCTCGCGACGTGGCCGGAGCGCACGCCGCGTTCGACAGCCAACAACTTTCCAAGCTTACGCGCGCCGTCGCCGACCGATCGAACCTCACCCTCGACCCCTCGATCGCGTCGCGCTACACGATGGACATCGTCGTGAACAAGCTGCCCTTGCTGCGTCAGCAAAGCTCGTCGCTGCAATTGCTCGCCGATACCGTCCTGGCAAGCGGCGGGAAGTTCACGCTCGAAGATCGCATCAACTTGTCCACCCAAGCGTCGGCGGCCGAAGAACTCCTCGGCCAGACGATGGAAAGCGTGCAAGTGGCCACGGCGGCGACGCCTTACTTGAAGACCACGCTCGGCAAGACGGCGGACGAGGCGCGGAACAAAGCGCAGCCCTTCTTGCAAGGCATTCGTGAGCTCGTCGGTGGCGGCAACGTGAACCGCGCCAGCTTCGACAAGACTTCCCAGAGCTCCGCGCAAGCTTCGCTCGCCCTTATGCGCTCGGCCCAGTCGGCGCTCACGAACGAGTTGACCGATCGTTCCATGGCGCTCGAACGTCAGCGCCTCGTCACCTTGTTGGGCGTGACCGCCGTGTTGCTCGCCGCCTTCGCGATGCTCATCGCGATTTCGCGCGCCA
This genomic window from Deinococcus yavapaiensis KR-236 contains:
- a CDS encoding GNAT family N-acetyltransferase, whose amino-acid sequence is MLRLATREDVPAILEIYNDAVVNSTASYDLAPVSLEDRLAWFDEKTGHDWPILVAIEDGDVIGWGTYGPFRAKPGYRFTVEHSVYVKAARRGGGIGTELLRALIERARSEGRHVMIAGVDAHNEASLRFHEALGFKRVAHFREIGRKFGRWLDLVFLQLLLEDAKAESSASVSSDS
- a CDS encoding S41 family peptidase is translated as MLRRTLVLLSLALAASTTFATQSAQAPSTAPVTTTAPTCPDPYAVGTTADANANARTLTQEQRVNLFDAFVSTAQKYYIDPKFGGKDWTKLSADARVKALAATTDAAFYNEIRSLVSIIDDAHFYFLSPQEAREDDEGLQNRNTYGGIGVQIGKSEDNNLLISFVMPGTPAEKSGVRAGEVIVAVDGKACPTVPQVRGEAGTTVTLTLRSPSGSTRQVQVVRASVNSNPAPAATRLKSDEGVVYLQLNTFSYQGSANDALTLLRSELAKGPVKGLVLDLRANSGGLISEGQRFLSAFANGVFGEWRDRAGRSQPYLALTNPLRTTLSQVPLVILTSNNTASMAEITTAVLRYRLDAKVLGQRTYNIIGTTLGFPLPLGARAYITQTDFYLPNGVRVGEKGIDPDVDLPVSAIMSPNEDPVVTEALKVLSSVRGAK
- a CDS encoding MHYT domain-containing protein, translated to MEHMAHTWNWTYIALSYIIAAFAAYMSLELASRAGKTIETSRNFWLVAQGFFLGYGIWSMHFVGMLAFEMPTSVSYDTPLTVVSGLVAVVFLIAAIFVMNGGKMSARRLLTAGAISGAGIVLMHYVGMAAMHVSAARTYSFVPLALSVLIAVSASCVALFLFSQVTGKWALDRGRNVLFGLKVVAGLVMGIAIVGMHYTGMAAVQFAPSADAALATFGGADTSLLGLVVLIITFMLMGLAVVMLLMDSGAQEALESFD
- a CDS encoding response regulator, with the protein product MAKIVVVDDSNADLKLMESILVGDSHTVTTLSNPVGAEEQIASQTPDLVLLDIVMPTRNGYEVLRGIKRNAVTKDVPVILVSSKSTDTDVRWGLRQGASEYVTKPYTAAQVLETISKVLSSKAVS
- a CDS encoding SDR family oxidoreductase, translated to MTSFARSDLNGKIALVTGGTNGIGLVAARELARMDAHVVIVGRSEAKLGDSARVIKAETGRDVETMKADLEILSEVRLLADTFSTRFDRLDVLLNNAGAFFQRRAETRDGIERTWALNHLAPFVLTTRLLPLLERAGDARVVTVSSDAHRFGRLHWDDIEFRRRYSAWGAYGQSKLANILFARELARRTAGTGMTSNALHPGFVRTGFGGGSESSLSGRLLRLMTRFAITAEEGARTSVYLCASPTVHGVSGKYFEKEREAVPAPRALDDQSARRLWDVSEAMTSV
- a CDS encoding chemotaxis protein CheW, translating into METSATSSSRALLVRVGGRDVALEARSTRGAALVEHVTPVPRSSEMLLGLIAVRGDIVPLVDLARLLGSATPEFVGRQAVVVETRGERFAFPVEDVFGFANVVPAHGALTAPPVEVGERVVEALSLDEALTALSERISLV